In Desulfosediminicola ganghwensis, a single window of DNA contains:
- a CDS encoding UvrD-helicase domain-containing protein, whose product MASANAAKVAIASEFLNAFSNIPKKQQGKVMEFIAKFRANPLAPSINYEKIASFKDQTLRSVRIDKVYRGIVKKPDTSNVFLLLWVDHHDKAYQWAENKKCTINPETGSLQVYEVDEVSLQEADSTKYHKHDSDSGEQPLFEEYRDRQLLKLGVPEELIVLVRKIITEDQLDNAARQLPAEASEALFALAMGYSLEEVYQEIGRSEAEEFTVDTEDYAKALENADTKRRFFVVEDDLILQEILDAPLEKWRVFLHPSQRNLVERDWNGPVRVLGGAGTGKTVVAMHRAKWLAQERFIRNEEKILLTTFTRNLAADIKENLGKICSDDTMKRIEVINLDRWVAHFLRKHDYNYEIDYGKKSAPLWEKALSLAPEELGLGDQFYREEWERIIQPYRISTFAEYAKVSRVGRGTRLNRKERKLIWPVFEEYRLLMNEKGLRENVDAIGDARALLKDKGDILPYKAVIVDEAQDMSGQAFELIRQMVPGGNQKNDIFIVGDAHQRIYRHKVVLGQCGINIVGRGRRLKINYRTTDENRKWAVNLLKGVSFDDLDGGLDDQRGYKSLVYGEAPVVKVFTSFQEEIEFINNYLERVEAEGGALNEVCLVARTHELLKQYEGVLTAKSRETFFIHRSEAENRKIPGIRLATMHRVKGLEFDRVVIAGVNDGMVPFTRMSEGTSDKVVERESEIQERALLYVAATRAKREVVVTSFGKVSKFLGPQQLCKG is encoded by the coding sequence ATGGCATCAGCGAATGCAGCAAAGGTAGCGATAGCATCGGAATTTTTGAATGCCTTTTCGAATATTCCGAAAAAGCAGCAGGGCAAGGTTATGGAATTTATTGCAAAGTTTCGGGCAAACCCGCTTGCTCCCTCTATCAACTATGAAAAGATCGCATCTTTCAAGGATCAGACTTTACGTTCTGTACGGATTGATAAAGTGTATCGCGGGATAGTAAAAAAACCTGATACGAGTAACGTATTTCTGCTGCTTTGGGTTGATCATCATGACAAAGCCTATCAGTGGGCGGAGAATAAGAAATGTACGATTAACCCGGAAACTGGAAGTCTTCAGGTATATGAGGTTGATGAAGTCAGTCTGCAGGAAGCTGATAGTACTAAATACCACAAGCATGATAGTGATTCAGGTGAACAGCCATTATTTGAAGAATATCGTGATCGTCAGTTGCTGAAACTCGGTGTCCCTGAAGAATTAATCGTACTTGTTCGTAAGATCATAACAGAAGATCAACTTGATAATGCAGCCAGGCAGCTTCCGGCAGAAGCAAGCGAAGCTTTGTTCGCTCTTGCAATGGGGTACTCGTTGGAAGAGGTTTATCAAGAGATTGGCCGGTCTGAAGCTGAAGAATTTACAGTCGATACTGAAGATTACGCGAAAGCACTGGAAAACGCGGATACCAAGCGGCGTTTCTTTGTAGTTGAAGACGATTTGATATTGCAGGAAATCCTTGATGCACCTTTGGAAAAATGGCGTGTATTTCTCCATCCATCACAGCGCAATCTCGTAGAGCGGGACTGGAATGGTCCGGTACGTGTTTTAGGCGGTGCGGGTACGGGTAAGACGGTTGTTGCCATGCATAGGGCAAAGTGGCTTGCACAGGAGCGATTCATTCGCAATGAAGAAAAAATCCTTCTGACCACGTTTACTCGAAATTTGGCAGCCGATATCAAAGAAAATCTTGGAAAAATCTGTTCCGATGACACCATGAAACGGATCGAGGTGATCAACCTTGATCGTTGGGTAGCCCATTTTTTGAGAAAGCACGATTATAATTATGAAATTGATTACGGGAAAAAATCCGCCCCACTCTGGGAAAAAGCCTTAAGCCTTGCTCCTGAAGAACTTGGTTTGGGTGATCAGTTTTATAGAGAGGAGTGGGAGCGCATTATCCAACCATATCGGATCAGTACATTCGCTGAGTACGCAAAAGTTTCTCGAGTAGGGCGTGGAACCCGGTTGAATAGGAAAGAGAGAAAACTGATTTGGCCGGTGTTTGAAGAATATCGATTGTTGATGAATGAGAAAGGTCTGCGTGAGAATGTCGATGCTATAGGTGATGCCAGGGCGTTACTGAAGGATAAAGGTGATATCCTTCCATATAAGGCTGTGATTGTTGATGAAGCCCAGGATATGAGCGGACAGGCATTTGAGTTAATTCGACAGATGGTCCCCGGTGGTAATCAGAAAAACGATATCTTTATTGTGGGTGACGCCCATCAGCGCATTTATCGGCATAAGGTTGTTTTGGGACAGTGCGGTATCAACATCGTCGGCAGGGGTAGGCGGCTCAAAATCAACTATCGAACTACTGATGAAAACCGCAAGTGGGCAGTTAACCTTTTAAAAGGCGTGAGCTTTGATGATCTGGATGGCGGGCTTGATGATCAAAGAGGGTACAAATCCCTGGTATACGGAGAAGCACCAGTTGTGAAAGTATTTACCTCATTTCAGGAGGAAATTGAATTCATCAATAACTATCTGGAAAGAGTTGAAGCTGAAGGTGGCGCTTTGAATGAGGTATGCCTGGTTGCCAGGACTCATGAGTTACTGAAGCAATATGAAGGTGTACTGACAGCCAAGAGTCGAGAGACATTCTTTATACATCGGAGCGAAGCCGAAAATCGCAAAATTCCAGGGATTCGATTGGCAACAATGCATCGTGTGAAAGGGTTGGAATTTGACCGGGTTGTTATTGCGGGTGTTAATGATGGAATGGTCCCTTTTACAAGGATGAGTGAAGGAACCTCTGATAAGGTTGTTGAGAGAGAAAGTGAGATACAAGAGAGAGCTTTGCTCTATGTTGCGGCTACGCGTGCTAAACGCGAGGTTGTTGTGACGAGTTTTGGCAAGGTGAGTAAGTTTCTCGGGCCGCAGCAACTTTGTAAGGGGTAG
- a CDS encoding terminase small subunit, whose amino-acid sequence MNPKLNAREQRFVNEYLVDLNPKRAAIVAGYAKSTADNKAYVWVSNSQSKPHVFNAIQIAKKNRCEKVQMDAELELMRLVEILEMDVADILTDQGIVKPIKEWPDVWRKNVSNVEFKEIFKGTGPARRSSIGQLKKIRWPDKLKVLELIGRHVNVSAWQEKREIELGDTTKQVINDIISSIDGTSKGLPKG is encoded by the coding sequence ATGAATCCGAAATTAAATGCAAGAGAACAGAGGTTCGTAAATGAATATTTGGTGGACCTCAATCCGAAAAGAGCAGCCATAGTTGCTGGCTATGCAAAGAGCACAGCAGATAACAAAGCATACGTTTGGGTCAGTAATAGTCAGTCCAAACCTCACGTTTTCAACGCCATTCAAATAGCCAAAAAAAATCGTTGTGAAAAGGTCCAGATGGACGCAGAGCTTGAGCTTATGAGACTGGTTGAAATTCTGGAAATGGATGTTGCCGACATTCTTACCGACCAAGGGATAGTGAAGCCTATTAAAGAATGGCCGGACGTTTGGCGAAAGAATGTCTCTAATGTCGAATTTAAGGAAATTTTTAAAGGAACTGGGCCTGCTCGCCGCTCATCAATTGGCCAATTAAAGAAAATACGATGGCCAGACAAACTTAAGGTCTTGGAACTTATTGGTCGCCATGTCAATGTTTCAGCATGGCAAGAAAAACGAGAGATTGAACTAGGAGACACGACAAAGCAGGTGATCAATGACATCATCAGTTCGATAGACGGAACAAGTAAAGGCCTACCTAAGGGCTAG